A single genomic interval of Coccidioides posadasii str. Silveira chromosome 1, complete sequence harbors:
- a CDS encoding uncharacterized protein (EggNog:ENOG410Q00S~BUSCO:14594at33183), translated as MHHNQVYTAPLGSTSAPVVSGSSLPQHLSFVIPLEIRCAFSQAYHAAEKAHDQFRKLHKNIKNRLYLLCPTDNAIHFQEHCSAINRLQAWGRDGIEYSRRFEIGQTLAPAAKIPSFTLKFHVEESAYRAYQERHQTTRDAFFRGALAYWKECKRHCELLLHRSTISVMDKEMCWDWWRKFLAEVTKWEARVDDLVVPDWPIVLEELTSLVEERADLEDEFL; from the coding sequence ATGCATCACAATCAAGTATACACTGCGCCCTTGGGTTCGACCTCAGCACCTGTCGTCAGCGGATCCTCCCTCCCCCAGCACCTTTCGTTCGTCATACCCCTCGAGATCCGCTGTGCCTTCAGTCAAGCTTATCACGCTGCGGAAAAGGCCCACGACCAGTTCAGAAAACTCCACAAAAACATCAAGAACCGTTTATATCTGCTCTGTCCTACGGATAACGCCATCCACTTTCAAGAACACTGTTCCGCAATCAACCGTTTACAGGCCTGGGGGAGAGATGGTATCGAGTACTCACGCAGGTTTGAGATCGGACAAACCCTCGCTCCCGCAGCTAAGATTCCTTCTTTTACCTTGAAGTTCCACGTCGAAGAGAGCGCTTACAGGGCGTATCAGGAGCGTCACCAGACCACAAGAGACGCTTTCTTCAGGGGTGCGTTGGCGTATTGGAAGGAGTGCAAACGTCACTGCGAGCTGCTGCTGCATCGTTCCACGATATCTGTAATGGATAAAGAGATGTGCTGGGACTGGTGGCGGAAGTTCCTCGCAGAAGTCACGAAGTGGGAGGCGAGGGTGGATGATTTGGTCGTGCCCGACTGGCCTATCGTGCTGGAGGAGTTGACGTCGTTGGTGGAGGAACGGGCCGATTTGGAGGACGAGTTTCTCTGA
- a CDS encoding uncharacterized protein (BUSCO:430556at4751~EggNog:ENOG410PISX~COG:S~BUSCO:1518at33183) — MPRVVDYAPAWLSRPSPGATFFSSSNSNKYAERDTESYFGPIKILARRGTEVFAVVDNQIRWANLSLLKDQWQERVRQKRKETGFGSTDGGSSFSGSIRIPKNGGLNGKGAVTDTGDDGTSFADSSSHYRVLTAPIYGQIRQLVISPNGAFLAILTSHTIHIAILPDSSHLSGPDFSPLRLRTYQLGPATHVIPESPVICALWHPLGVYDSYGGCIITVTADSAVRVWEVDRRDHWSFDRPALAIDLKKLVDGTSSEEDFAPSGFGQNKGFSADVFDMEAASACFGGHGYDDENAWAPMTLWISMRQGDVYALCPLLPSKWRSPSLAIPCFTASIVHKLAAAQEDMSKDDDERKAVEQQYTWLQDIDSQDPISLADDSGFSEIRSRPTKPSPIPRLQGPFQFSIEEEPDDLDITDIFVIAAKSETEDLLAGEDGDLLGENKQEGISGTIICLATEKGMVHIALEMDGIEGQWLPRKSQGTFTMPVSEASELLLLESLETVREKYYQANSWPTFTGDAVSRYNFFVTTANSVTFISLSSWAQRIEPELQSEDTTGSSFRINIICDGVIAEREQLIQLPESRDDSPEHLTNSSVMYDFDLGYMLLTYAPSQVSALVLESAATGDLESAQDLIPVEPDTNIHQAYMGIPQRAPYQVPSVLYSINPLEMFINDHVPHGRRHALKDPIRLSPSTLDVITSAHRILSAYTHALEKAASDLFRRCERLQGEMRDQLCQLVDIAERINDVSRGTVRRVQRLDIAGREEALDSRMAAVQSKQKELILRYNSLRSKLMRAGGRPISDKEKGWIREVDTLTESIGGADGDERTELLERLKTAKSLAKELVSESKRRSDNSNEATPARIDARSSPLHVPPRLQKAKVADAMNMVEREAAVIDAITSRLERLSTSMPEP, encoded by the exons ATGCCGCGAGTAGTAGACTACGCGCCTGCCTGGCTGTCCAGGCCCTCCCCAGGCGCTACATTCTTCTCGAGCTCGAATTCGAACAAGTATGCCGAGAGAGATACCGAGTCGTACTTTGGACCGATCAAAATCTTAGCGCGGAGGGGCACTGAAGTATTCGCCGTGGTGGATAATCAGATTCGATGGGCAAATCTTTCCCTGCTAAAAGACCAGTGGCAGGAAAGAGTGAggcaaaagagaaaagagacaGGCTTTGGATCTACGGATGGAGGAAGTTCGTTCTCTGGTTCTATAAGAATCCCTAAAAATGGCGGCTTAAATGGAAAGGGAGCTGTGACAGACACGGGCGATGACGGGACGAGTTTCGCAGACAGCTCGTCGCACTACAGG GTTCTTACTGCGCCGATATATGGACAAATACGACAACTCGTCATTTCACCGAATGGAGCTTTCCTCGCCATCCTTACGTCCCATACCATCCATATTGCCATTTTGCCAGACTCGTCTCACCTGTCAGGCCCGGATTTCTCTCCTCTACGGCTGAGGACATACCAGCTTGGCCCTGCCACGCACGTCATCCCTGAATCCCCAGTCATTTGCGCACTTTGGCACCCTTTGGGAGTGTATGATAGCTATGGAGGATGTATCATTACAGTCACTGCAGACTCCGCCGTCCGCGTTTGGGAGGTTGACCGGAGAGACCACTGGTCCTTTGATCGCCCTGCTCTTGCTATCGATTTGAAAAAGCTAGTTGATGGGACGTCTTCCGAAGAAGATTTCGCACCCTCAGGGTTTGGTCAGAACAAAGGATTTTCTGCCGACGTATTTGACATGGAAGCCGCATCAGCATGTTTTGGTGGTCACGGGTACGATGACGAAAATGCGTGGGCGCCAATGACACTGTGGATATCAATGAGACAGGGCGACGTCTATGCGCTTTGCCCTCTTCTACCGTCGAAGTGGCGCTCTCCGTCGCTGGCTATTCCATGCTTCACTGCATCAATAGTCCATAAATTGGCAGCTGCACAAGAGGATATGTCTaaggatgatgatgaacgGAAAGCTGTTGAACAGCAGTATACATGGCTCCAAGATATCGACAGTCAAGACCCGATATCACTAGCAGATGACTCCGGATTTTCGGAAATCCGATCTCGGCCAACAAAACCCAGCCCTATACCAAGGCTTCAAGGCCCATTTCAGTTCAGCATCGAGGAGGAGCCGGATGATCTTGATATAACGGATATCTTTGTGATCGCTGCTAAGTCGGAAACCGAGGACCTTTTAGCAGGTGAAGATGGAGATCTCCTTGGTGAGAATAAACAAGAGGGAATATCAGGGACCATTATTTGCCTCGCGACAGAAAAGGGCATGGTTCATATAGCTCTTGAAATGGATGGAATTGAGGGGCAATGGCTCCCGAGAAAGAGCCAGGGAACCTTCACGATGCCCGTGTCGGAAGCTTCAGAGCTCTTGCTGCTTGAGTCCTTAGAGACTGTAAGAGAAAAGTATTATCAGGCCAACTCTTGGCCTACATTCACAGGAGATGCCGTATCAAGGTATAATTTCTTTGTGACTACCGCCAACAGCGTTACGTTTATCTCCCTGTCCTCTTGGGCGCAGCGAATTGAGCCAGAGTTACAATCCGAAGATACAACCGGATCATCCTTCCGCATCAATATTATCTGTGACGGTGTCATTGCTGAACGAGAACAGCTTATTCAACTTCCAGAGTCTAGAGATGACAGTCCTGAGCACCTCACGAACAGCTCGGTGATGTACGATTTCGATTTAGGTTATATGCTGCTCACCTATGCCCCGTCTCAGGTTTCTGCTTTGGTTCTGGAATCGGCAGCAACCGGAGATTTGGAAAGCGCCCAAGATCTCATCCCCGTTGAACCGGATACCAACATTCATCAGGCTTACATGGGTATTCCTCAACGTGCGCCGTACCAAGTCCCTTCGGTTCTTTACTCTATCAACCCGTTAGAGATGTTTATCAACGATCATGTACCCCATGGTCGCAGACATGCCTTGAAAGATCCCATTCGCTTGTCGCCATCAACTCTCGATGTCATAACCAGTGCTCATAGGATCCTCAGTGCATATACTCACGCTCTCGAAAAAGCCGCTTCAGATCTTTTCCGAAGATGCGAGCGATTGCAAGGGGAGATGCGCGATCAATTGTGCCAGCTGGTGGATATTGCAGAAAGAATAAATGATGTCTCTCGGGGAACTGTTCGGCGAGTCCAACGACTTGACATAGCTGGCCGCGAAGAAGCTCTTGATTCGAGGATGGCCGCCGTTCAGTCCAAGCAAAAAGAGTTAATCTTGCGATATAACTCTCTTCGGAGCAAACTCATGAGGGCTGGCGGTCGGCCAATAAGTGATAAAGAAAAGGGTTGGATTCGAGAGGTTGATACATTAACAGAATCAATCGGAGGAGCTGATGGCGATGAAAGAACCGAATTGCTTGAAAGACTCAAAACC GCGAAATCTTTGGCTAAGGAACTTGTATCTGAATCGAAACGGCGTTCCGATAATTCCAATGAAGCTACCCCCGCCCGTATCGACGCGCGTTCAAGTCCATTGCATGTTCCGCCACGACTACAGAAGGCGAAAGTTGCAGATGCGATGAATATGGTTGAAAGAGA AGCTGCTGTCATTGACGCTATAACATCACGACTGGAACGGTTGAGCACCAGCATGCCCGAGCCCTGA
- the CBC2 gene encoding nuclear cap binding complex subunit (BUSCO:423206at4751~EggNog:ENOG410PN15~COG:A~BUSCO:14492at33183) — protein sequence MLPPQSSLAMEQRKMRTTVERLDKPSTYYLGKNKRRKLGQGREEPDEKIEAEDPLKDATTLYVGNLSFYTTEEQIHELFAKCGEIKRLVMGLDRFAKTPCGFCFVEYYTHQDALDCMKYIGGTKLDERIIRTDLDPGFQEGRQYGRGKSGGQVRDEYRDEYDPGRGGYGRAIAEERRREEEQYGRGR from the exons ATGTTGCCCCCTCAATCGTCATTGGCGATGGAGCAAAGAAAGATGAGGACGACTGTCGAGAGGCTGGATAAACCCAGCACGTATTATTTGGGAAAG AATAAGAGACGAAAACTGGGTCAAGGTCGGGAGGAGCCAGATGAGAAGATTGAAGCCGAAGATCCTTTAAAGGATGCCACTACTCTTTACGTTGGGAATTT ATCCTTTTACACCACTGAAGAACAAATTCACGAACTTTTCGCCAA ATGCGGCGAGATCAAGCGACTAGTGATGGGCCTTGACCGATTCGCAAAAACTCCATGCGGCTTCTGCTTTGTTGAATATTACACGCATCAGGATGCCCTCGACTGCATGAAATACATTGGAGGCACAAAGTTGGATGAAAGAATAATCAGGACTGATTTGGACCCTGGATTTCAGGAAGGAAGACAATATGG TCGGGGTAAGTCTGGCGGCCAAGTGAGAGACGAATACAGAGATGAATACGACCCTGGCCGCGGGGGATACGGTCGTGCAATCGCAGAAGAGAGACGCCGGGAGGAAGAACAATATGGAAGAGGCAGGTAG
- a CDS encoding uncharacterized protein (EggNog:ENOG410PITY~COG:H~MEROPS:MER0066916~BUSCO:11449at33183): MTITVGVLALQGAFIEHLKLLQEAAKRLAASVPQSWNFVEVRTPSQLESCDALIIPGGESTAIALVAARSNLLEPLREFVKIRRKPTWGTCAGLILLAESANRTKQGGQELIGGLDVRVNRNHFGRQTESFQASLDLPFLSSLDDIELPQPFQGVFIRAPVVEKILTCGDSIQAEKQRKDGTVIAPSPHPESLVAQGAMSDHVDVLAKLPGRAARLADRGVDVTTDSDAGDIVAVRQGNVFGTSFHPELTEDPRIHMWWLRQVKNAVEQTRIMKAQT; this comes from the exons ATGACTATTACAGTTGGGGTTCTCGCCCTTCAAGGCGCTTTCATTGAACATCTGAAGTTGCTCCAGGAAGCCGCGAAGAGATTGGCAGCAAGTGTACCTCAATCATGGAATTTTGTTGAAGTTCGAACTCCGTCGCAGCTCGAGAGCTGCGATGCCCTGATTATCCCTGGTGGCGAGAGCACTGCCATTGCACTGGTAGCTGCGCGGTCAAACCTGCTAGAACCGCTGCGGGAATTTGTTAA AATTCGCCGAAAGCCAACGTGGGGAACCTGTGCTGGGTTGATCCTTTTGGCTGAGTCGGCAAATAGAACGAAGCAAGGAGGCCAGGAACTTATCGGAGGACTCGATGTACGTGTGAACAGAAACCATTTCGGTCGTCAAACGGAGAGTTTCCAGGCTAGCCTTGATTTGCCCTTCCTGTCTTCTCTGGATGATATCGAGCTGCCGCAACCGTTCCAGGGCGTATTTATTCGAGCACCAGTGGTGGAGAAGATCCTTACCTGCGGCGACTCTATACAAGCTGAAAAGCAGAGAAAGGACGGGACAGTAATTGCGCCGTCGCCCCATCCAGAGAGTCTTGTAGCGCAGGGAGCTATGAGCGACCATGTGGATGTGCTTGCAAAACTCCCTGGAAGAGCGGCCAGATTGGCGGACCGCGGCGTGGATGTCACGACTGACTCGGACGCTGGCGATATCGTGGCTGTTAGGCAGGGAAACGTGTTTGGTACAAGTTTTCACCCCGAGTTGACAGAAGATCCGCGAATCCATATGTGGTGGCTTCGGCAAGTGAAGAATGCTGTGGAACAGACTCGCATTATGAAGGCTCAAACCTAA